The Xiphophorus couchianus chromosome 5, X_couchianus-1.0, whole genome shotgun sequence genome includes a region encoding these proteins:
- the LOC114144610 gene encoding transitional endoplasmic reticulum ATPase-like: protein MPGPGGAEPKGEDFSTAILKEKHRPNRLIVDEALNEDSSIVSLSQNKTEELQLFRGDTVVLRGRKRRQTVCIVLTDDTCGHERIRMNRVTRNNLRVRLGDVISIHACPDIKYGKKIHLLPIDDTIEGLTGNLFEVFLKPYFLEAYRPVHKGDIFLVRGSMRAVEFKVVETDPSPHCIVAPDTVIYCEGEPIKREDEEENLNDVGYDDIGGCRKQLAQIKEMVELPLRHPGLFKAIGVKPPRGILLYGPAGTGKTLVARAVANETGAFFFLINGPEIMSKLAGESESNLRKAFEEAESNAPAIIFIDELDAIAPKREKTHGEVERRIVSQLLTLMDGLKQRAHVVVMAATNRPNSIDSALRRFGRFDREIDIGIPDSTGRLEILQIHTKNMKLADDVDLEKIATETHGHVGADLAALCSEAALQAIRKKMTLIDLEDETIDADLLNSLAVTMDDFQWALSQSNPSALRETVAEVPQVNWEDIGGLDEVKRELQELVQYPVEYPDKFLKFGMTPSRGVLFYGPPGCGKTLLAKAIANECQANFVSIKGPEMLTMWFGESEANVRDVFDKARQAAPCILFFDELDSIAKSRGGGAGDAGGAADRVINQILTEMDGMSDKKNVFIIGATNRPDIIDPAILRPGRLDQLIYIPLPDKPSRTAILKANLRKSPIARDVDLDFLSGITEGFSGADLTEICQRACKLAIREAIEAEIKAERQRQSRPGIPMDEDFDPVPEIRKDHFEEAMRFARRSVSDNDIRKYEMFAQTLQQSRGFGNFRFPSATGTRSGGQGSGPGSGSERPGLYREEGDDDLYQ, encoded by the exons ATGCCAGGCCCGGGAGGAGCAGA GCCGAAGGGAGAGGATTTCTCCACCGCCATCCTGAAGGAGAAACACAGACCCAACAGGCTGATTGTGGACGAAGCGCTCAACGAGGACAGCAGCATCGTCAGCCTGTCGCAG AATAAGacggaggagctgcagctcttCCGCGGCGACACCGTGGTGCTGAGAGGACGGAAGCGACGGCAAACCGTGTGCATCGTCCTGACGGATGACACCTGCGGGCACGAGAGGATTCGGATGAACAGGGTGACGCGCAACAACCTGCGAGTTCGCCTCGGTGATGTCATCAG CATCCATGCCTGCCCTGACATCAAGTATGGGAAAAAGATCCACCTCCTCCCCATTGACGACACTATTGAGGGCCTGACAGGGAACCTCTTTGAAGTTTTCCTCAAGCCGTACTTTCTGGAGGCGTACCGGCCAGTACACAAAG GTGACATTTTCTTGGTGAGGGGAAGCATGAGAGCTGTAGAGTTCAAGGTGGTGGAGACGGACCCGAGCCCTCACTGCATCGTTGCCCCAGACACTGTCATCTACTGCGAAGGAGAGCCGATAAAAAGAGAG GATGAAGAGGAGAATCTGAACGATGTCGGGTATGACGATATCGGAGGCTGTCGGAAGCAACTCGCTCAGATCAAAGAGATGGTGGAGCTTCCTCTCCGGCACCCAGGGCTCTTCAAGGCGATCGGAGTTAAG CCCCCCAGAGGCATCCTGCTTTATGGCCCTGCAGGTACAGGGAAGACCCTTGTGGCCCGAGCGGTCGCCAATGAAACCGGCGCCTTCTTCTTTCTAATCAACG GTCCTGAGATTATGAGTAAGTTGGCAGGGGAGTCTGAAAGCAACCTAAGAAAGGCGTTTGAGGAAGCAGAGAGCAATGCTCCGGCCATCATCTTCATCGATGAGCTGGACGCCATCGCTCCCAAGAGAGAGAAG ACTCACGGCGAGGTGGAGAGGCGCATCGTGTCCCAGCTCCTGACCCTGATGGATGGGCTGAAGCAAAGGGCTCACGTGGTTGTGATGGCGGCGACGAACCGGCCGAACAGCATCGACTCCGCTCTGAGACGCTTCG GCAGGTTTGATCGAGAGATTGACATTGGGATCCCAGACTCCACCGGCAGGCTGGAGATCCTGCAGATCCACACCAAGAATATGAAGCTGGCAGACGATGTCGACCTGGAAAAG ATCGCCACGGAAACACACGGACACGTGGGCGCCGACCTCGCCGCTCTGTGCTCAGAAGCTGCTCTGCAGGCAATCCGCAAGAAGATGACGCTCATCGACCTGGAGGACGAGACTATCGATGCTGACCTGCTCAACTCTCTGGCCGTCACCATGGATGATTTTCAG TGGGCCCTGAGTCAAAGCAACCCATCAGCTCTGAGGGAGACCGTAGCAGAGGTCCCTCAGGTCAACTGGGAGGACATCGGTGGTCTGGACGAGGTCAAACGAGAACTCCAAGAGCTTGTTCAG TATCCAGTGGAGTATCCTGACAAGTTCCTGAAGTTTGGGATGACGCCGTCCCGTGGGGTGCTGTTCTACGGCCCGCCGGGCTGCGGAAAAACGCTCCTGGCGAAGGCCATCGCCAACGAGTGCCAGGCGAACTTTGTGTCCATCAAAGGGCCTGAGATGCTCACCATGTGGTTCGGAGAGTCGGAGGCCAATGTCAGAGATGTGTTTGACAAG GCCAGGCAGGCGGCCCCCTGCATCTTGTTTTTTGACGAGTTGGACTCCATCGCGAAGTCCCGAGGAGGCGGGGCGGGGGACGCCGGCGGAGCCGCGGACAGAGTCATCAACCAGATCCTCACCGAGATGGACGGCATGTCGGACAAGAAGAACGTCTTCATCATCGGCGCCACAAACAG ACCTGACATCATAGACCCGGCCATCCTGCGGCCGGGCCGTTTGGACCAGCTCATCTACATCCCGCTTCCAGACAAACCTTCTCGCACAGCAATTCTGAAAGCCAACCTGCGCAAATCACCCATTGCCCGG GACGTGGACCTGGACTTCCTCTCTGGGATCACTGAGGGTTTCTCCGGAGCCGACCTGACGGAGATCTGCCAGCGCGCTTGTAAGCTGGCCATCCGGGAGGCCATCGAAGCCGAGATCAAGGCTGAGCGTCAGAGGCAGAGCAGACCGGGAATCCCCATG GACGAGGACTTCGACCCAGTCCCAGAGATCAGAAAGGACCACTTTGAAGAGGCCATGCGCTTCGCTCGTCGCTCTGTCAGCGACAACGACATCCGCAAATACGAGATGTTTGCTCAGACTCTGCAGCAGAGCCGAGGTTTCGGGAACTTCAG GTTTCCGTCTGCTACGGGAACCCGGTCTGGAGGTCAGGGGTCGGGGCCAGGTTCTGGATCGGAGAGGCCGGGTCTGTACAGAGAGGAAGGGGATGACGACCTCTACcagtga
- the samd1b gene encoding atherin: MSEPNKYREWILETIDSLRSRKARPDLERICRMVRRRHGSDPDRTRTELEKLIQEQTVLKVSYKGSISYRNAAKVQRKSRKRSEFGGDADAPRERTKPDRPNNNNGDSAHSFTDPEEGETEPDPHVETSVSSRNKKLQPASSPGSGNACLSCGATTSCAVGSGCEEEKASAPRDKGLGQQGTGGCLPLGAGTGDRSEDVPSGGGKKSGLSGADTRSQTYSGSDSQAQTQRQTESGQPKLRLGGGTTKAAHRHANSELRELAALSEKPLRAAGGGGGGGGSAAATRGHVKPLGLKEILGYLSSQERLSEEKLTRGKVKVVMEREVERGRLRRTRCGNITLPLRGMEPDEPEPSDSSADRLARSALQDKRAAKKSPPPARLESEPMETGEEEEEGRGGEEEEKDNDDDPRSSDEDGGLSPVAMTTEAGLAEKMGEDAGFQRELQEESPQRQRKDGKGMCELDFPPESRFPPTDGASWSECNGACSEEGAFSSDHLGYTHHDEINLTASSFRNLEYKTEIGASSCMLTPTASPRDSSLPEERGASDSSGGHMKFGSTRVSPVDWTVSDVVSYFTAVGFPEQAAAFRTQEIDGKSLLLMQRNDVLTGLSIKLGPALKIYERHVKVLQKTHFEENDCYEDAKDALRLLC, from the exons ATGTCCGAGCCCAACAAGTACCGAGAGTGGATCCTGGAAACTATCGACTCTCTGCGTTCGAGGAAAGCCCGTCCGGATCTAGAAAGGATTTGTCGAATGGTCCGGAGGCGACACGGGTCAGACCCAGACCGAACCAGGACGGAGCTGGAAAAACTCATCCAGGAGCAGACGGTGCTCAAAGTTAGCTACAAGGGATCGATATCGTACCGAAACGCGGCCAAGGTGCAGAGGAAAAGCAGAAAACGGAGCGAGTTCGGCGGCGACGCGGATGCACCGAGGGAGCGGACCAAACCCGATCGTCCGAACAACAACAACGGCGACAGCGCGCACAGCTTCACCGACCCGGAGGAGGGCGAGACGGAGCCGGATCCCCACGTCGAAACATCAGTCAGCAGTCGAAACAAAAAGCTCCAGCCTGCCTCCAGCCCGGGTAGCGGAAACGCGTGCCTCAGTTGTGGCGCAACAACGAGCTGCGCTGTCGGGAGCGGCTGTGAAGAGGAGAAAGCAAGTGCACCGAGAGACAAGGGATTAGGACAGCAGGGAACGGGGGGCTGCCTGCCGCTCGGCGCGGGCACCGGAGACCGGAGTGAGGATGTTCCATCCGGCGGAGGAAAGAAGTCCGGTCTGTCTGGAGCTGACACCCGAAGCCAAACTTACTCTGGGAGCGACAGCCAAGCCCAGACACAGAGGCAGACCGAGTCTGGCCAGCCCAAACTTCGACTCGGAGGAGGAACCACCAAAGCAGCGCACCGCCACGCCAACTCCGAGCTGCGCGAACTGGCAGCTCTGTCCGAGAAGCCCCTCCGAGCggcaggaggtggaggtggaggtgggggtTCCGCCGCCGCGACCCGAGGCCACGTGAAGCCGCTGGGCTTGAAGGAGATCCTGGGCTACCTGAGCAGCCAGGAGCGGCTGTCGGAGGAGAAGCTGACCCGTGGCAAAGTCAAAGTGGTGATGGAGAGAGAGGTGGAGAGGGGCAGGCTGCGCAGGACGCGCTGCGGGAACATCACTCTTCCTCTGCGGGGGATGGAGCCGGACGAGCCCGAGCCGAGTGATTCGTCCGCCGACAGACTTGCGAGAAGCGCACTGCAGGACAAACGCGCAGCGAAAAAG TCCCCACCTCCAGCCCGTCTGGAGAGCGAGCCCATGGAAACCggcgaggaggaagaggagggccggggaggagaggaggaagagaaagacaATGATGATGATCCCAGGAGTTCTGATGAGGATGGAGGACTTTCCCCGGTAGCCATGACAACCGAGGCTGGGCTTGCTGAGAAAATGGGAGAAGATGCGGGCTTTCAGagggagctgcaggaggagagcCCTCAGCGGCAGAGGAAGGATGGAAAAG GGATGTGTGAGCTTGATTTTCCTCCAGAGTCCCGGTTTCCACCTACCGACGGAGCCTCGTGGTCTGAGTGTAACGGTGCCTGCTCCGAGGAGGGAGCTTTCTCCTCAGACCACCTG GGCTACACACACCACGATGAAATAAACCTCACCGCCTCGAGCTTTCGCA ACTTAGAGTATAAAACAGAGATCGGCGCTTCGTCCTGCATGCTCACTCCTACCGCATCCCCGAGGGACTCCAGCCTCCCCGAAGAACGAGGCGCTAGCGACAGCAGTGGAGG GCACATGAAGTTTGGCAGCACCAGAGTAAGCCCGGTGGACTGGACCGTGTCTGACGTGGTCAGTTATTTCACAGCCGTGGGTTTCCCCGAGCAGGCGGCAGCCTTCAGGACACAG GAAATCGACGGGAAGTCTCTCCTCCTCATGCAGCGCAACGACGTTTTGACCGGCCTGTCGATCAAACTCGGACCCGCCCTCAAGATCTACGAGCGTCACGTCAAGGTTctgcagaaaacacactttGAGGAGAATGACTGCTACGAAGATGCAAAAGATGCACTCAGACTGTTATGTTAA